The Oceanidesulfovibrio indonesiensis region TGGAGGGCAGGATGCCGTCGGCGATCATGAAAGCGATGGACCGGCTGTGGTCGGCTATGACGCGATGGGCCGTGCCTGTTTCGGTCTCCGCATCGTAGGCCACGCCGGAGAGCTTGGCTGTGTAGCCGATGATCTCCTGGAAGAGGTTGATGTCGAAGTTCGAATACACGCCCTGGCACACGGCCGCGACGCGTTCCAGGCCCATGCCCGTGTCGATGGAGGGCCGGGGCAGGGGCACGCGCTCGCCGCTTTCCAACTGGTCGTACTGCATGAACACGAGGTTCCATATTTCCAGGTAGCGGTCGCACTCGCACACGCCGATGCCGCATTCCGGACCGCAGGCCACGTGCTCGCCCTGGTCGTAAAGGATCTCGGAGCAGGGACCGCAGGGTCCGGTGTCGCCCATGGACCAGAAGTTGTCCTTCTCGCCCAGGCGGTAGATGCGCTCTTTGGGCACGCCGGCCACCTTCTGCCACAGGTCCGCGGCCTCGTCGTCGTCAGTGTACACCGTGGCGTAAAGCCGTTCGGGGTCGAGACCGAGCTCCTTGGTCAGAAACTCCCAGGCGTAGCCGATGGCTTCCTCCTTGAAATAATCGCCGAACGAGAAGTTGCCGAGCATTTCGAAGAAGGTGTGGTGGCGCGCGGTGCGGCCCACGTTTTCGAGGTCGTTGTGCTTGCCGCCCACACGCAGGCATTTCTGCGAAGTGGTGGCGCGCACGTAGTCCCGCTTCTCCTGCCCCAGGAAGAGCTTTTTGAACTGGACCATGCCGGCGTTGGTGAAGAGCAGGGTGGGGTCATCCTTGGGGATGAGCGGAGCGGACTCCACGATGCTGTGGCCGTGCGCATTGAAATAGTCGAGGAAACGGCGCCGGATCTCGCCTGCGGTCAGATTGCTCATACGTTTGGAACGGGACCTCGGTGGGTCCCTTTTGTTTTCTTCGCGTCGGATGCGCGGTTAATATGAATGGCCCGGAGCAGCGCTCCGCAACGAACTTGTGCGAGCAGGCTGTTGAAATGACTTCTGGAACGGCCGGCCCTATCCTTCGGCTTCAAGCTCCTCGGCTTCGGCCGGCGGATTGGGCAGTTCGTGCCCCAGATGCTCCAGCAGTTTGCGCTCGATGGTCTCGCGTATCTCCGGGTTTTCCTGGAGAAAGACGCGGACGTTCTCCTTGCCCTGGCCCAGACGTTCGGAACCGAAGGCGTACCAGGCGCCGCTTTTTTCCACCACGCCGTTGTCCACGCCCAAGTCCAGCAACTCGCCTTCACGGGATATGCCGGTGCCGTAAAGGATGTCGAACAGGGCCTCGCGGAAGGGCGGGGCGACCTTGTTTTTGACAACCTTGACCCGAACGCGGGAGCCGTAGACCTCGTCCTTGTCCTTGAGTGTCTGGATCTTGCGGATGTCCAGCCGCATGGAGCAATAGAACTTGAGCGCGTTGCCGCCGGTGGTGGTCTCCGGGCTGCCGTAGCCCATGGTGCCGATCTTCATGCGTGTCTGGTTGATGAAGACGACGGAGGTCTGGGACTTGTGGATGGTGCCGGTGAGCTTGCGCATGGCGTGGGACATGAGCCGTGCATGGCCGCCCACCTGCGTTTCGCCCATGTTGCCCTCGAGCTCGGCCTGGGGGATGAGCGCAGCCACTGAGTCCACGACCACCACATCCACGGCGGCGGAGCGCACGAGCATGTCCGCGATATCCAGGGCCTGCTCGCCGTAGTCGGGCTGGGAGATCAGCAGCTCTTCGGTTTTCACGCCGAGGCGTCGGGCGTAGTTCACGTCCAGGGCGTGCTCGGCGTCGATGAAGGCGGCGGTGCCCCCGCGCTTCTGGCACTCGGCGATGACGTGCAGGGCGAGGGTGGTCTTGCCCGAGGACTCCGGCCCGTAGATCTCCGAGACGCGGCCTCTGGGGATGCCGCCCACGCCGAGGGCGATGTCCAGCCCGATGGAGCCTGTGGGAATGACAGGGATGGCGACGTGCGCATCGTCGGACAGTTTCATCACCGAACCTTGTCCGTACTTGCGTTCGATGGTGGACAGCGCGGTGCGCAGGGCTTCGGCGCGCAATTCTTGCGGGTCGGCGTTTTTCTTCGCCATGAGGACGTCCTCCGAAAAAAAATGTATGGCTGAGGATTCCGGGCCGAATCGCCCGGGTGGACAAGGCTGTATCAGAACGCGGCAACGGGGGCAAATGGTCACCCGGAGAGGGCCATAAACATAAATTCAATACATGCCTGGAGCGAGTCCAGAGCTGCTTGGGCCCCAGGCCGGAACGCGCCAGGATCAAGCCAGGGTGCGCAGTGGCCGGGGAGGCAGTTTGAGCCAGCGATGTTCATTGCTGGAAACAGGAAATATTTCCATGTTTTTTCCGGCGCATATGGATGGGCAGCCCTGGATGCCCTTGAAGAAGCCTGCTGCTCGGCTGAAGGCTGTTGCTGTGCGGCGCTGCGGATTCGACGGCAGGGTCGGAACCCCTGGTCGACGTACCTTCGCCGGCTTTCCTATTCAGGCGCGGACACCGTGCTTTTTTTCAGCAAATGGTTTGAGATGACCACAACATAGCAGGCGCTGTTCGTTTCTTCAGCGTACTCCTTGGCGCGTGCGGCCGCGTCCTCCAACCTCTCGAACACGCCGATATGGACCACGTTCCAGACCGTCTCGTCGTCTCGGGACATGCGCCGCACCACGCCGGCATCCAGGCCTTGGGCGGAAAGGCCTGCTGCATGACGCAAAGCGTTTTCCTCGGACTCGAAGGCAGCAACCTGCACGAAGAACCGCGCCTCCTCCACGGACAACCCCGACATGGTTCCCGGCTCAACGATTTCAGGGGTTACGCCCTCGGTCGATTGAAAACTCCTCGCGGCTTCCAGAGCGCTGGCGATGTTTTCGAAAATATCCAGTCGCACCGCGTGCCAGAGTGCTCCGGATTCGTCAGCCATGGTCAGGATGTAGGGGGTATAGCCGCGACTGGCGAGGCCGGCGGCCATCTCGCGGGCAGAGCCGATATCCCGCATCATGGTCACCTGTACTGCATACTCGCGGGCCTGCGTGGCGGGCGAGCCGTCCGGCAGGAGAGCGACCGTGTCCTGCGACCAGTCGATAGCCGGCGTTTCATCGCCGTTTATTCTGCCCAGGGCTGTGTTTGCAAAAATGCAACACAGCATCAGCGCCGCCACGAGCGTGGTGGGCAGCACGGGGCCGGGGGCTGGCAGAAACCTGCGGCTTCGGGTATGCGTGTGGTTCACGAGCATCGATAATCATTGACATGACTTGGAGCGCTTCGTCGTAGACTCTGAGCTCCCGCGGCATCTGTTGTTCGGCTCAGCCGGGGCATGGCCGCGCGTATAATTAGGGAGTGAAAATACAAGAAATTTCTCCTCCCAGTCATAAAAGAACTACAGGAAAATGCAAGAGGCCCGTCTGGTTCGGGCCAAGGAGTCTCAGCCATGCCGCAGATCGACTGGACCCCGGACATGCACATCGGCGTTGCCGAGATCGACGCCCAGCACGAGAAGCTCACCGGGATGATCAATGCCCTGTGCTACGCCTACATGGATGGCAAGGAGCGCGAAGTGCTCTCGCCTATCATCAACGAGCTGCACGACTACGCGCACTATCACTTCACCACCGAAGAAAAATACATGAAGCAACTCGGCGAGCGGTATGATTTCATTGAGCAGCACCGCGCCAAACATGGCGAATTTTTCAGCACGGTCATCGATTTTCTCCTGCGGTACGTGAGTGGGGAAGATACTGAACTCACGCCGGAACTTCTGGATTACCTCACGGACTGGTGGCGCGACCACATCATGGGCGTGGACCAGGGCCTCGGGGAGGTCATCCGGCGGGTGGAGTCCGGGGAGTGACGCAGGAGCATTTTCCACGAAAGCGCTCCGCATCCCGCGAAACAGGCGCTTTCGTGCGGCCCGACCTCTTGCCCAAGGTCGGGGTATCTGTCACAGTGCGTGCTTTCGATATCAAGTGTAAGGAGTGAGACAATGGCCAGCCGAGAGATTGTCGTGGCGGTTGCCGGCGCAACAGGCGCCGTGGGACGTGAAATGCTCAAGATACTGGAGGAACGCTCGTTCCCGGCCAAGGAGATTCGTCCCCTGGCTTCGGCGCGTTCCGCAGGCACCGCGGTGGAATACGCCGGGGGCGAGCTCACCGTGCAGGAGCTCACCGAAGATTCTTTTAAGGGCGTGGATATCGCGCTGTTCTCCGCAGGCGGTTCCGTGTCCGAGAAATTCGCGCCCATCGCCGCACAGTCCGGTTGCGTCGTGGTGGACAATTCGAGCGCCTGGCGCATGGATGGCCGCGCCCCCCTCGTCGTGCCCGAAGTCAACCCGCACGACCTGGACAAGCACATGGGCATCATCGCCAACCCCAACTGCTCCACCATCCAGATGGTCGTGGTGCTCAAGCCCCTGCACGACGCGGCCACCATCAAACGTGTGGTTGTCTCCACGTATCAGGCCGTGTCCGGCACGGGCCAGAAGGCCATAGACGAGTTGCAGGGCCAGGTGCGCGACCTCTTTAACATGCAGGAGCCCAAGGTGGATGTGTATCCACACCGCATCGCCTTCAACTGCCTGCCGCACATCGATGTCTTCCTGGACAATGACTACACCAAGGAAGAGATGAAGATGGTCAATGAGACCAAGAAGATCATGGGCGACGACACCATAGGCGTGACGGCCACCACGGTGCGCGTCCCGGTATTCTACGGCCACTCCGAGTCCCTGAACATAGAGACCGAAAAGAAGCTTTCGGCAAAGGAGGCGCGCGCCATCCTGTTCAACGCGCCCGGCGTGGAGGTCCTGGACAACCCGCGCGAGAACATCTACCCCATGGCGATCAACGCCGCCGGCGAGGACGCGACCTTCGTGGGACGCATCCGCGAAGACGACACCATCGCCAACGGCCTGAACATGTGGGTGGTGGCGGACAACCTGCGCAAGGGCGCGGCGTTGAACACCATCCAGATCGCTGAAGAACTCATAAACCGCGACCTGGTGCGCGTTACCGACACCAGCGTTTTCGCCAACGGATAAGGAACGATGAAAGAGACACTCGGCCGCGAGGCCTATCTGGAGCGCCTGCTTGCCGCGCCGCACCCCGGCACGGAAAAGGTGCTCGCCTTCTACGATCACCGCGTGGGCGCCGTGTGCACTGACGCCTCGCTCATGCTGCTGCCCCTGGACGATCACCTCGTTCATCGCGGCGACGGTGTTTTCGAAACGCTCAAGTACATCGACGGCAAGCTCTACCAGTTGGAGCCGCACATCAGCCGCATGCAGCGTTCCTGCAAGGCCATCTACCTGGAGCCGCCGTGCTCCTGGGACGAGGTGGGCGAGATCGTTAAAGACGTGTGCCGAGCCGGCGAGGTGCGTGAAGGCAACGTGCGCATCCTCGTTGGTCGCGGCCCGGGCGGTTTCGGCATAGCGCCCTACGAGTGCCCGGTGCCCAGCCTCTACGTGGTTGCCTACAAGATTTCCCCCAAGCCCGAGGCGATCTACGAAAAGGGCGCCACGGCCTTCCGGGCATCCGTACCCGCCAAGCAGAGCTATATGGCCCGGATCAAGTCCACGGACTACCTGCCCAACATGCTCATCGCCCGCGAGGCGCACGAGAAGGGCATGGATTTCGGCTTCTGCTTCGACGACCACGGCTTTCTGGCCGAAGGCTCCACGGAGAACGTCTGCCTGGTTGACGCCAAGGGCCGGCTCGTGATCCCTGAGTTCACCAACGCTCTGGCCGGCACCACACTGCTGCGTGCAGTTGAGCTGCTTGGCGACGAAGTGACTGTGATGCGCCGTAACGTGCGCGAGTCCGAGCTCTATGAAGCCAAAGAGGTCATGGTGGTGGGCACCACGCTGGATGTGCTGCCCATCGTGCGCTACAACGATAAACCCATCCACGACGTGCGGCCTGGACCGGTAGGCAGGCGCATGCGCGAACTGCTCAAACAGGACCTGCAGGAAAACGGCATCCCGCTTTTCGGGTGAAATGCATATGTCTCCGGCAGCCGGGGGAGCAGTGTTCCCCCGGCCCTCCGCATAGGGGGCCACGTTTCTCCAGGATAGTGGAAAGCCCCGCCAGCCCGCAGACGGAAACAAATCAGAAAAAAGAGCGGCCGTAGCCGCCCTGGTCAATGCACCTGTTGGATGCCCTCGACCTTCCAGAGGGCCTTCTCGTCCTTGGCGTCTTTGCGGAAGTGCCAGATTTCCTTGAGCTTTGAGTTGGCCTTGGCGCCTTTTTTCCGCAGCAGCACGTCGTAGAGCACGCTGGCCGTCAGGTCCGCGTTGTCGCGTTTCACTTCCAGCACCTTGGCCTCGATGAGCAGAATGTCGGTCTTGCCCGGCGTGGGATTCTTGCGGGCATGCAGCTGGAGGTTTTCATACACCTGGTCGCCCACGAAGTTGCGGATGTCCTCCAGGTCCCGCGCGTCCCATGATTCCTGGATGCGCGCGTAAACGGCCTTGGCGCCCTTGATGAACTCGTCTTCGTCAAAGCCATGCACGTCGATGCGCGCCGAGGTTGTGCCCCCGAAAACGGTTTCGCCGCCAGCGGGCACGCCGGCTGGCGGACCGCCGGGATCCGGAATGGAGTCCACGTCGATGGGTTGTTGTCCGGAGCTTCCAGCGCGTTGCCCCGGCCCCTGTGGACCGGGTTGCCCGTTACGCGGTTTGGAGCTCAGGTAATCCCAGGTCTGGCGAGCGCGCTGGTGAACTTCGCCCAGCTCCTTTTTCGCCGGTTCGTCAGAATCCGCGCTTCTGGCGTCGGTGTCCTCGCGCCGCGGAAACCGCGAAACGTTGTCCCTGCGTTGCGGGGGTTGCCGGGGTTGGCGGTCGTCCGGAGGGTTCCTGCGGCCGAACCCGCGGGACACCAGCCGGAACAGCACGAACACGATGACGCCGATGGCGAGGGCGTCGATGAAGGAAAAAGGCTCGGATGCGCCGCCGGAGCCCGCCTGGGCGAATGCGGCCCGGGGCGCGGCGAGCAGGAGGCAGCTGCAGAAGAAGTACCGCAGAGGCAATCGAAAGTAGCCGGTGCGTTGACGAATAAAGTTCAGTGCAATCATGGAGCAGGGGTGTGTGGCCGGCGAACATACGGTAAGCCTCCGGGGTCGGACATCCAGGTGGCGTCCAGAACCGGGAGGCGCAGCCGCGAACGCCGCTACGATATGAGACCCAGGTTGCGCAGCAGGTGGACGAAGAGCTGCCGGTCGATGGGCTTGGGGATGTAGGAGGTGGCCCCGCCCTTGTAATACGCCTCGACCACATTTTTCGGGTCGTCCAGCGCCGTGGTCATGACCACCTTGGTCTCCTTGTTGCCGCGGATATCGTGCTTCTTCTCGATGGCGCGGATCTGCTTGAGCGCTTCCTGCCCGTCCATCTCCGGCATCATGATGTCCATGCAGACGAGATCGTAAGGATTCTTCTGCTTGAGTGCGTTTTCGAAGGCCTCAACGGCCTCGTTGCCGTTCACGGCGATGTCGCAATCACCATAGGGCGCGAGGATGTTCTGCATGAGTTTTCGGCTGGTAAAGTCGTCTTCCACGATGAGTACGCGCATATGTTGCTCCTGATGGGTGAGACCCGCTATGTTGTGGCTGTTGCATTACGCCGTACAAAAGACTGCATGGTGGAGGATATCCAAAAAAAATCACCGAGTGCAAGAATTATTTATGAAAGACGAGTGCCGTGCGACCTGGCGCGGCGTTTGTAGAAAGGCGAGTGGTGCCGTGTCGCCGGAGGATAAAATAAAGGCGCGGTTGCGTGAACCGCGCCTTCATCTAGGAGCCGGACACCCGAGACGCGCTGTTACCGCTGCTCCCTTTCGGGCCTGACGGGGTTCACAGTTGCCTCGCCGCCCGGCTCCTCCTCGGCTCGAAAAAGACGCGCCAGGAGGTCCAGACGTCCGAACCGTCCATGGGGAATTGTTCGCCCCTGGAACGTAAAACCATATACCCGATTGACGCTGCAGGTCAAGCATCTGCGTTCCAGCGCCTGAAAAACACGTACCGGCAGGGCAGCGGGACAAACGACGGTTTGTGTCCGGTGTCCGGAGAAGTCACTCCACACCCAGCCAGGAGCGAACCTCCTCGTCCGTGGTCTGGCTGAAGTCGTCGTACCATGCGCCCACGCCGCCGAATCGCGCCGGTGTTTCCAGGCAGATCACCTCGTCGGCCGTTTCCCGGAGTTCGGTACATGCCTCGATGGAGCCCACAGGCGCGGCGGCGACGACTCTGGCCGGCATGTACTCCTTCACGCCGAGCACTGCGGCCCGAAGCGTTGCGCCCGTGGCCAGACCGTCGTCCACGATAATCACGGTCTTTCCTTCCAGGTCCGGAAAAGGGCGGCTGCCGCGGTAGGCTCGCTCCCGCCGGCGCATTTCGTCTTCTTCCTGCCGAGCCACGCGCAGGATGTCGTTTTCGGTGACCATCATCTGCCGGATCACGTTTTCATTGAGCACGCGCACGCCGCCTGTGGCTATGGCTCCCATGGCGTATTCCTCGTGGCCGGGAACGCCCAGTTTACGGACCTGGAACACATCCAAAGGGGCGTTCAACCGTTTGGCCACCGGGCCGGCCACGGGCACGCCGCCGCGCGGCAGGGCCAGAACGATGGGTTTGGCGTCCTTGAATTTTTCGTAAAGCGCCTCAGCGAGCTTTTCTCCGGCATCCACCCGGTTCTTGTAGATCATGGTGGGATCTCCTGGTGTCGTTGGTGTCGATGTCGATGCCATTGGGTCTCCGTCTGAATAATAATGCGTTATTCCGGGTTCCGTGAAAAGGGCAGAGGAAGGGGAAAGAGGTCAGACACAGCATCATGTGGAAGAAGGGAGAGATGCTTGCGGTTCGGCGCCGTTTAGGTGAAGGAAGGCGTTTGAAGGGCTACCCGCATGGCAGATCACGATTCCCGCTTCCAATCCCGCCCCGCCGCAGCGTCTGCCGCGTTCCATTATGGCATTGTGATCGTGGCCGTGGGGCTGCTCGTGATGTTCGCCTGTCTGGGGCTGGCGCGATTCTCCCTGGGTATGCTGCTGCCTTCCATGGCCGAGGCGCTGGACATGAGCTACGCCCAGCGAGGCTACCTGGGTACGGGCTACTTCATAGGCTATCTCGCCATGGTGGCCGGGGCTCCTGCGTTGGCCAAGCGGCTGGGAAACCGTCTGGCCATTGTGGCCGGTCTCGGGCTCATCGGCGCAACCATGGTGTCACTGGGCATTGCCGGCGCGTTCGTGCCGGCGCTTATCCTCTATACGCTGACCGGAGTGGGCTCCGGCGCGGCCAATATATCCATGATGGCCCTGGTCTCCAACTGGTTCGCCGCCTCGGCGCGGGGCACAGCCACGGGGGCGGTCATCGCCGGCAACGGCATGGGCATCATTCTTTCCGGCATCCTGGTGCCGGCCGTTGTCGCGGCGTTCGATCCCGGCGGCTGGCGGTGGGGCTGGATCACTCTCGGCGGACTGGTGCTGGCCGTGTGCGCGACGGCCTGCGTCTTTCTGCGCAACGGGCCGCAGGAAATGGGCCTGTCCATGATAGGCAATCACGGCAAACGGCCTGCGGCAACGCCGCCGCAATCGGCCAGCCTGGCCCTGGATCGTGAGGAGAAGCGATTTCTCGTGCATCTCGGGGCAATCTATTCGCTCTTTGGAGCAACCTACATCATCTACGGCACGTTCTTCGTGACCACACTGGTGGACGAACTGGGCCTGGCCGGAGAAGCGGCCGGGCGGTTCTGGTCCTGGGTCGGCTTCTTCAGCCTCTTCTCCGGTCCGTTGTTCGGCAAGATTTCGGACTCCCTGGGACGCCGCGCCGGGCTTCTGGCGGCGTTCGGCGTGCAGACCTGCGCGTACCTGCTGGCTGGGTTCCATGCGCAGATCCATGCCACGGGATTGGTCTCCGCCGTTGTGCCGCTGTACTGCTCGGTGGTTCTGTTCGGGCTGGCGGCATGGTCCATCCCCACCATCATGACGGCCACAGTGGCGGACAGGTTGGGGCCGGCGCGCACGGCGCTGGGGTTCTCCTTCATCACCTTCTTCTTCGCAGTAGGGCAGGTCATAGGCCCCACCGCGGCCGGAGCTTTGGCAGATGTCACGGGTTCCTTCACCATGGCCTATGCGCTGTCCGCAGTGCTTACGGTCATCGGCGCCGGCCTCGCTGCGCTTCTGCGCATCAGGACCCCCTGAGCTTCAGCTGGGTCAACTCTTCCAGATTTTTCACTTCGCGCTCCAGTTGTATTCAGGCGCTCCATGGGCGGTGTCAGGTTTTTGCCTACATCAGATGGCGGCGAATGCCTACTGCATTGGCGGCGCAAAACATATAGAGAAGGCAAGAATAGAAAACCCCTGTCGCAGCGAGGAATCCATGCACAACGACGTACCCAAGCAGGCCATCGAGGGCAGAAAGCTGAAACAGCTCGAAGGCCGCTTCGTTTCGGCCCTGCCTTTTGAACTTGGCGAGGGTGTTCTTCCGAAGATCATGACCATCGGGTACACGCTGTCCGGTTCATTGTTCTATGTGAGCGAAAAATACGCGGCGTATTTCGGCAGGTCCCCGGAAGAGTTGTTCGGGAAAAATATGGCGTGGTGCCTGAGCAGCCGAGACATCGGCACTGTCTTGCGCGCCATCTCGACGCTCTCGGTCCAATCGCCCTCCAGGATGATTTTCCACGGCGTTGTCAGGCAGGATGGTTCGGAAGTGCGCCAGTGCTGGCTGCATATGGCCAAAATGGGCGATGAAGGCGAGGTGGTGGGCTACCAGGCGGCCGGACTGGAACTCGACCCGGTGCAGGCCGGCGCCTTCCAGGCGGAATCACTGCTGCGCCAGCATCTGCAACGGCACGGGCCAGGCGTCGTCGGAGCCGGAAATTCTTCCTTGCGTTGTTTCGTATCCTGAAATTCCGAAATCCCGAATCACGATGAAGGGCGAGGCGACGCCCAGCCGTCATCCGGCGGATATCGAGAAAAAGCCCGCCCGATGGAACAACCATCGGGCGGGCTTTTCTTACTCTGGGTTGAGTGCTTGAAACATTCAACCCTCGCGGCGTTCGCTGCGTGGTCCCGCTTTCTGCGTGGCCGTGCTTATAACTTCGAGCAACAAAATGATTTCCATGTTGTGCTCGCAATAATAATTGCTCTGAAGTTCAGAAACGCCGCTACTTTTTTTGCGGCGCATTCTTGGGCCGCGGCGCAGAATATTGCGTGTCCCGCGAGTAGATCTTTTTCTCGGTCTTCTCCGGATTTTTTTGAAGGCGGCGGTAACGGTTCCAGGCCTTTTCGGCCAGGCGATCCAGGATGTTGTCCAGATCGGAGTCGTCCAACAGCTGGCGGAGTCCGTTCTGATCAAGGAGCCGATCGGAAAATACCCAGCCTTCGCCGCGCTCGAGGTCGAGTTGCACGTCTCGGTGAAACTCGATGTCCCAGTCTTTATCGGTGATTTCGGAGAGAAGATTCCGCACGACCTGGAAGAAGAATTTTTTGACATCCTCCACGGACTCGGCCTGGTCCAGCATCTCCCGAAATTCGGGGCGTATTTCATGCTCTTGTTTGGTGAACGATAATTGTTTGGTCATGTGTGCTCCGTTTCCTTGGCTTTGACATGGGTTCCGGTAATAACGTCATTCTACCACACGCATGTCTTTCTTGCCATGGTTTCCGTGGACGTCACGATCACTCGGCGGGAGCCTGCGGCTC contains the following coding sequences:
- a CDS encoding phosphoribosyltransferase — protein: MIYKNRVDAGEKLAEALYEKFKDAKPIVLALPRGGVPVAGPVAKRLNAPLDVFQVRKLGVPGHEEYAMGAIATGGVRVLNENVIRQMMVTENDILRVARQEEDEMRRRERAYRGSRPFPDLEGKTVIIVDDGLATGATLRAAVLGVKEYMPARVVAAAPVGSIEACTELRETADEVICLETPARFGGVGAWYDDFSQTTDEEVRSWLGVE
- a CDS encoding bacteriohemerythrin, translated to MPQIDWTPDMHIGVAEIDAQHEKLTGMINALCYAYMDGKEREVLSPIINELHDYAHYHFTTEEKYMKQLGERYDFIEQHRAKHGEFFSTVIDFLLRYVSGEDTELTPELLDYLTDWWRDHIMGVDQGLGEVIRRVESGE
- a CDS encoding Tim44 domain-containing protein; amino-acid sequence: MIALNFIRQRTGYFRLPLRYFFCSCLLLAAPRAAFAQAGSGGASEPFSFIDALAIGVIVFVLFRLVSRGFGRRNPPDDRQPRQPPQRRDNVSRFPRREDTDARSADSDEPAKKELGEVHQRARQTWDYLSSKPRNGQPGPQGPGQRAGSSGQQPIDVDSIPDPGGPPAGVPAGGETVFGGTTSARIDVHGFDEDEFIKGAKAVYARIQESWDARDLEDIRNFVGDQVYENLQLHARKNPTPGKTDILLIEAKVLEVKRDNADLTASVLYDVLLRKKGAKANSKLKEIWHFRKDAKDEKALWKVEGIQQVH
- a CDS encoding aspartate-semialdehyde dehydrogenase translates to MASREIVVAVAGATGAVGREMLKILEERSFPAKEIRPLASARSAGTAVEYAGGELTVQELTEDSFKGVDIALFSAGGSVSEKFAPIAAQSGCVVVDNSSAWRMDGRAPLVVPEVNPHDLDKHMGIIANPNCSTIQMVVVLKPLHDAATIKRVVVSTYQAVSGTGQKAIDELQGQVRDLFNMQEPKVDVYPHRIAFNCLPHIDVFLDNDYTKEEMKMVNETKKIMGDDTIGVTATTVRVPVFYGHSESLNIETEKKLSAKEARAILFNAPGVEVLDNPRENIYPMAINAAGEDATFVGRIREDDTIANGLNMWVVADNLRKGAALNTIQIAEELINRDLVRVTDTSVFANG
- a CDS encoding response regulator, producing the protein MRVLIVEDDFTSRKLMQNILAPYGDCDIAVNGNEAVEAFENALKQKNPYDLVCMDIMMPEMDGQEALKQIRAIEKKHDIRGNKETKVVMTTALDDPKNVVEAYYKGGATSYIPKPIDRQLFVHLLRNLGLIS
- a CDS encoding MFS transporter; translated protein: MADHDSRFQSRPAAASAAFHYGIVIVAVGLLVMFACLGLARFSLGMLLPSMAEALDMSYAQRGYLGTGYFIGYLAMVAGAPALAKRLGNRLAIVAGLGLIGATMVSLGIAGAFVPALILYTLTGVGSGAANISMMALVSNWFAASARGTATGAVIAGNGMGIILSGILVPAVVAAFDPGGWRWGWITLGGLVLAVCATACVFLRNGPQEMGLSMIGNHGKRPAATPPQSASLALDREEKRFLVHLGAIYSLFGATYIIYGTFFVTTLVDELGLAGEAAGRFWSWVGFFSLFSGPLFGKISDSLGRRAGLLAAFGVQTCAYLLAGFHAQIHATGLVSAVVPLYCSVVLFGLAAWSIPTIMTATVADRLGPARTALGFSFITFFFAVGQVIGPTAAGALADVTGSFTMAYALSAVLTVIGAGLAALLRIRTP
- a CDS encoding SPOR domain-containing protein, which codes for MLVNHTHTRSRRFLPAPGPVLPTTLVAALMLCCIFANTALGRINGDETPAIDWSQDTVALLPDGSPATQAREYAVQVTMMRDIGSAREMAAGLASRGYTPYILTMADESGALWHAVRLDIFENIASALEAARSFQSTEGVTPEIVEPGTMSGLSVEEARFFVQVAAFESEENALRHAAGLSAQGLDAGVVRRMSRDDETVWNVVHIGVFERLEDAAARAKEYAEETNSACYVVVISNHLLKKSTVSAPE
- the recA gene encoding recombinase RecA, translating into MAKKNADPQELRAEALRTALSTIERKYGQGSVMKLSDDAHVAIPVIPTGSIGLDIALGVGGIPRGRVSEIYGPESSGKTTLALHVIAECQKRGGTAAFIDAEHALDVNYARRLGVKTEELLISQPDYGEQALDIADMLVRSAAVDVVVVDSVAALIPQAELEGNMGETQVGGHARLMSHAMRKLTGTIHKSQTSVVFINQTRMKIGTMGYGSPETTTGGNALKFYCSMRLDIRKIQTLKDKDEVYGSRVRVKVVKNKVAPPFREALFDILYGTGISREGELLDLGVDNGVVEKSGAWYAFGSERLGQGKENVRVFLQENPEIRETIERKLLEHLGHELPNPPAEAEELEAEG
- a CDS encoding PAS domain S-box protein — protein: MHNDVPKQAIEGRKLKQLEGRFVSALPFELGEGVLPKIMTIGYTLSGSLFYVSEKYAAYFGRSPEELFGKNMAWCLSSRDIGTVLRAISTLSVQSPSRMIFHGVVRQDGSEVRQCWLHMAKMGDEGEVVGYQAAGLELDPVQAGAFQAESLLRQHLQRHGPGVVGAGNSSLRCFVS
- a CDS encoding aminotransferase class IV, with the protein product MKETLGREAYLERLLAAPHPGTEKVLAFYDHRVGAVCTDASLMLLPLDDHLVHRGDGVFETLKYIDGKLYQLEPHISRMQRSCKAIYLEPPCSWDEVGEIVKDVCRAGEVREGNVRILVGRGPGGFGIAPYECPVPSLYVVAYKISPKPEAIYEKGATAFRASVPAKQSYMARIKSTDYLPNMLIAREAHEKGMDFGFCFDDHGFLAEGSTENVCLVDAKGRLVIPEFTNALAGTTLLRAVELLGDEVTVMRRNVRESELYEAKEVMVVGTTLDVLPIVRYNDKPIHDVRPGPVGRRMRELLKQDLQENGIPLFG